A window of Halanaerobiales bacterium genomic DNA:
GACTATGTCAATAATGATATTTGCCGCCTCCTCAACAGCTTTATTTGTCATATCAATGACCGGACATCCCAATTTGTGCATTATATTTTCTGCATAATTTAATTCTTCTAATATTTTAGCAATGGAAACATAATCAACATTATCCTGAAGACCTAAAACTCTAATCCTTTCCCTTCTTATTTCTTTTAAATCTGAAGGGTCAATAGTTAAACCTATTATTCTTCCTTTAGGAATTTTATAAAGTTGTTGAGGTAATTGTGCTTCTTTAACAAGAGGGATATTTACTACTTTATAATTTTTGTGGGCTAAATACATGCTGAGTGGAGTTTTTGATGACCGCGAAACACCAATCAGAACAATGTCTGCCTTTAAAATACCACGGGGATCTTTACCATCATCATATTTAACTGCAAATTCTACGGCATCAACCCTTTTAAAATAATTTTCATCTAATTGCCTAATAATACCAGATTCTCGCGAAGGTTTAGTCCCGATAAATTTTGTAAATTTTTTCAAACAGGGATTCATGATATCAATAAAAATAACATTGTTTTTTCTGCACTTTTGCTTAAAATAATTTGATATTTCTTCATTAACTATAGTATAAACTATAATAGAATTTTCAGGATTAATTTCTTCACAGATTTCGTCGACTTTTTTTCTACTTTCTACATAAGGGAATTTTTTGATTTCATAATCAGTATTAGTGTATTGTTCGGCTGTTGCTCTGGCAACCTGTTCAGCAGTATCTCCAATTGAATCAGAGAGAACATAAATTGTAAATTCTTCTAACATAATATCACCTAATTTCCTATAAATATCTTCTATACTTCATTATACCATATTTGCGGATATTTTTCCTAATATTGTGACAAAAAAATATAATAATAGTTCAATAGACTTTATTTAATCGTTTATTCGTGATAATCACAAAAATGGCTCAAAAAATTTGTCTAAAATTCTAAAGGCTTTAGTTATTTAATTGTTGAATAGTTAGTTATAAAGAAAAATAAAATAGCAAAAATTTGTGATAAAAACTATATAAAGCT
This region includes:
- a CDS encoding pyruvate, water dikinase regulatory protein encodes the protein MLEEFTIYVLSDSIGDTAEQVARATAEQYTNTDYEIKKFPYVESRKKVDEICEEINPENSIIVYTIVNEEISNYFKQKCRKNNVIFIDIMNPCLKKFTKFIGTKPSRESGIIRQLDENYFKRVDAVEFAVKYDDGKDPRGILKADIVLIGVSRSSKTPLSMYLAHKNYKVVNIPLVKEAQLPQQLYKIPKGRIIGLTIDPSDLKEIRRERIRVLGLQDNVDYVSIAKILEELNYAENIMHKLGCPVIDMTNKAVEEAANIIIDIVNDLN